A window from Thermostichus vulcanus str. 'Rupite' encodes these proteins:
- a CDS encoding serine/threonine protein kinase, whose amino-acid sequence MSPSQLLERARQGDLVALTQLLQRSFARKGIQLLLTQRDSTLQIQLQADWDIPAAAVIQFLQTGFQRLRIPGIERLEVAAFQGSQTQWRQVCVLHGSGGSGNPDPLLNQLQAGAILVGRYQLLRQLAQNDRRRTWLAEQVQEGAEPLAQPRTVVLKLLPFERGVQWSDYTLFQREVRVLQHLNHPLVPKYCHSFEFTTPDHTPWLGLAQTYVPGQSLKELLETGHRFTEAEVRRIAADVLSVLVYLHQLSPPLLHRDIKPSNLIVDGQGRTHVVDFGGVQDHTPTPGQSFTVVGSYGYAPMEQFGGRAVPASDLYALGATLIHLLTGTPPADLPQQQLKIQFAGRISISPGLARWIDRLVEPAPENRYRTAWAALQSLQALDSEPAHSSPPPPQPLSPAGIPEGASSLLPLLRLLYSRKGALPPDPQLTNAWIPKPYGCRIRLDSAPGELQIVLPRRGVHWGDLFPVGFWMVFAAVVLSLGSWPLALALWGAAGWGSQLAFGRTRLTLRRDYVQIERRFLGIYLRRREPTAAILGAFHEQGQRVPWGVSSHWVTLQVGIKSYRLGGHPLSWVECRWLAQEIQSWLKG is encoded by the coding sequence ATGAGCCCTTCTCAGCTGCTGGAACGGGCACGGCAGGGGGATCTTGTCGCCCTGACCCAGCTGCTGCAGCGCTCGTTTGCCCGCAAGGGGATCCAACTCCTTCTGACCCAGCGGGACTCGACCTTGCAGATTCAGTTGCAAGCGGATTGGGATATTCCGGCAGCAGCGGTGATCCAATTCTTGCAGACTGGTTTTCAGCGCTTGCGGATCCCGGGCATTGAGCGGCTGGAGGTGGCGGCCTTCCAGGGATCCCAAACCCAGTGGCGGCAGGTGTGTGTGTTGCACGGGTCTGGCGGGAGCGGGAACCCGGATCCGCTGCTAAACCAGTTGCAGGCGGGGGCCATCCTGGTGGGTCGGTATCAACTTCTGCGGCAACTGGCCCAAAACGACCGGCGGCGAACTTGGCTGGCGGAGCAGGTGCAGGAAGGGGCTGAACCTCTGGCTCAACCGCGAACGGTGGTATTGAAGCTCCTGCCCTTCGAGCGGGGTGTGCAATGGTCAGACTATACCCTGTTCCAACGGGAAGTGCGGGTTTTGCAACACCTGAATCATCCCTTGGTGCCCAAGTATTGTCACTCCTTTGAGTTCACCACCCCCGACCACACCCCTTGGTTGGGATTGGCTCAAACCTATGTGCCGGGGCAATCCCTGAAAGAATTATTGGAGACAGGGCATCGCTTTACAGAAGCGGAAGTCCGGCGCATCGCCGCTGATGTGTTGTCGGTTTTGGTGTACCTGCACCAACTCAGTCCACCCCTACTGCACCGGGATATTAAACCCAGCAACCTGATTGTGGATGGGCAGGGCCGTACCCATGTGGTGGATTTTGGTGGCGTGCAGGATCACACCCCTACACCCGGTCAAAGCTTTACCGTAGTCGGATCCTATGGTTACGCCCCGATGGAGCAGTTTGGCGGACGCGCAGTGCCGGCTTCAGATTTGTACGCGCTGGGGGCGACTTTAATCCATTTGCTAACGGGTACACCACCTGCCGATTTGCCGCAGCAGCAGCTGAAAATCCAATTTGCTGGACGGATCAGCATTTCCCCGGGCTTGGCCCGTTGGATCGACCGTCTGGTGGAGCCTGCTCCCGAAAACCGTTATCGCACCGCTTGGGCCGCCCTCCAGTCTTTACAAGCTCTTGATTCAGAACCAGCCCATTCCTCACCTCCGCCCCCACAGCCCTTGTCTCCAGCTGGGATCCCTGAGGGAGCTTCTTCTTTGTTGCCACTCCTGCGGCTGCTCTACTCTCGCAAAGGAGCTCTTCCCCCCGACCCACAGCTGACGAACGCATGGATCCCGAAACCCTATGGTTGCCGGATACGCCTCGATTCTGCTCCCGGAGAGTTGCAGATTGTGCTGCCACGACGGGGCGTCCATTGGGGGGATCTGTTTCCAGTAGGGTTTTGGATGGTGTTCGCGGCGGTGGTTCTCTCGCTGGGATCCTGGCCCTTGGCGCTGGCTTTGTGGGGAGCGGCGGGGTGGGGATCCCAGTTGGCTTTTGGGCGTACCCGGCTGACGTTGCGGCGGGATTACGTTCAGATTGAGCGGCGGTTTTTGGGGATTTATCTGCGCCGACGAGAACCCACCGCTGCCATTTTGGGCGCTTTTCATGAACAAGGTCAGCGGGTGCCCTGGGGGGTGAGTAGCCACTGGGTAACGCTCCAGGTGGGCATTAAGAGCTATCGATTGGGGGGGCATCCCCTCAGTTGGGTGGAATGCCGCTGGTTAGCCCAGGAAATTCAAAGCTGGCTCAAGGGTTAG
- a CDS encoding leucyl aminopeptidase codes for MQLHLSSPPLTQGECALVFSFASSPSNGSFPLPGEIATWDEKVWSGLVAEVVQEQGFQGKPNSSVALRLMGEIRKLVLVGLGEPAALTLEALRRATANGLRQASSLKAKQVMLSLPETGLDPVRVVQAVAEAALLVAHQDNRFKSQPKTEAETAFSVQEVTLLVPGLEQARADYEAALHRATELAAGTILARELVAAPANIVTPLTLADTARQIAQEYGLEVEILGQEECEALGMGAFLGVAKASDLPPQFIHLTYKPEQGDPLTKLALVGKGLTFDSGGLNIKTDSRSIAMMKTDMGGAAAVLGAARTLAALKPQAELHFIVAATENMISGHGMHPGDILTASNQKTIEINNTDAEGRLTLADALVFAEKLGVDAILDLATLTGACVIALGEEIAGLFTQDDRLAEELQQVANLSGEKIWRMPMEEGYFEGLSSVVADMKNTGPRPGGSITAALFLKQFVEKTPWAHLDVAGPVWTERDSGYNNKGATGYGVRTLVEWVLARQAVHS; via the coding sequence ATGCAGCTCCATCTCAGCAGTCCGCCGCTTACTCAAGGGGAATGTGCCCTGGTGTTCAGCTTCGCCTCCTCCCCTAGCAACGGTTCTTTTCCCTTACCTGGCGAAATTGCCACTTGGGATGAAAAGGTGTGGTCGGGATTGGTGGCGGAGGTGGTGCAGGAGCAGGGGTTTCAAGGCAAGCCCAACAGCAGCGTTGCTCTGCGCCTGATGGGGGAGATCCGCAAGTTGGTGTTGGTGGGGTTGGGGGAGCCAGCCGCCCTTACCTTGGAAGCGCTACGACGGGCCACTGCCAATGGATTGCGCCAGGCCAGCAGCTTAAAGGCAAAACAGGTGATGTTGTCTTTGCCAGAAACCGGTTTGGATCCGGTGCGGGTGGTACAGGCGGTGGCCGAAGCCGCTTTATTGGTGGCCCACCAGGATAATCGCTTCAAGTCACAACCCAAAACGGAAGCAGAAACCGCCTTTTCAGTCCAGGAAGTGACGCTGTTGGTGCCGGGGTTGGAGCAGGCCCGTGCGGACTATGAAGCGGCGCTGCACCGGGCCACTGAGCTAGCGGCAGGGACGATCTTGGCGCGGGAATTGGTGGCAGCTCCCGCCAACATTGTGACGCCTTTAACCTTAGCCGATACCGCGCGTCAGATTGCTCAGGAGTACGGCCTAGAGGTAGAGATTTTGGGCCAAGAGGAATGTGAAGCCCTGGGCATGGGGGCCTTTTTGGGGGTGGCCAAAGCCTCGGATCTACCACCCCAGTTTATTCACCTCACCTACAAGCCGGAGCAAGGGGATCCCCTCACCAAGTTGGCACTGGTGGGTAAAGGTCTCACCTTTGACTCAGGGGGATTGAACATCAAAACCGATTCCCGCAGCATCGCCATGATGAAAACCGATATGGGCGGAGCTGCAGCCGTTTTGGGAGCAGCGCGAACCCTAGCTGCCCTCAAGCCTCAAGCGGAACTGCACTTCATCGTCGCTGCCACCGAAAACATGATCAGCGGCCATGGCATGCACCCGGGGGATATCCTCACCGCTTCCAATCAGAAAACCATCGAGATCAACAATACCGATGCGGAAGGTCGCTTGACGTTGGCGGATGCGCTGGTATTTGCCGAGAAGTTGGGGGTGGATGCCATTCTCGACTTGGCTACCTTGACCGGAGCATGTGTGATTGCCCTGGGGGAAGAGATTGCTGGGTTGTTCACCCAAGATGACCGCTTGGCTGAAGAGCTGCAACAGGTGGCCAACCTTTCCGGTGAGAAAATTTGGCGGATGCCGATGGAGGAAGGCTATTTCGAGGGTCTCAGCTCTGTTGTGGCAGACATGAAGAATACGGGTCCTCGTCCGGGTGGATCAATCACCGCTGCGTTGTTCCTGAAGCAATTTGTCGAGAAAACCCCCTGGGCCCATTTGGATGTGGCCGGCCCCGTCTGGACAGAGCGGGATTCCGGCTACAACAACAAGGGGGCAACCGGCTACGGGGTACGAACCTTGGTGGAATGGGTCTTGGCGCGGCAAGCAGTACACTCATAA
- a CDS encoding methylenetetrahydrofolate reductase — protein MVTLPSSLSSSRFGQAIQQGEFLLTAEITPPKGADPRAMLALAQQLKGRVHAINLTDSNRAMARMSPLAASVLLHQAGIEPIFQLACRDRNRLALQGDLLGGAALGLRNVLALTGDPIQVGDCADARAVFDLESVRLLQLIQRLNNGLDCNGKPLPDGGTHWLAGAAVEPQSGSFSGLERRFNRKLENGAEFFQTQMVTDFEQLERFMDKLGRPGGKPILAGIFLLKSAKNAQFINRNLPGVKIPEAIIQRLANADHPLEEGIRIAAEQVKQARQICQGVHLMAVKAEHLIPRILDEAGIPPLN, from the coding sequence ATCGTGACCCTACCCAGCTCACTGTCCTCTTCCCGGTTCGGCCAGGCGATTCAGCAGGGGGAATTTTTGCTCACTGCAGAGATCACTCCACCCAAGGGAGCCGACCCCCGCGCCATGCTAGCACTGGCTCAACAGCTTAAGGGTCGGGTTCATGCCATTAACCTAACAGACTCCAATCGAGCCATGGCCCGCATGAGCCCACTGGCTGCTTCTGTACTGTTGCACCAAGCGGGGATAGAGCCAATTTTTCAGTTGGCCTGTCGGGATCGCAACCGGTTGGCTCTCCAGGGAGACTTGCTGGGGGGGGCCGCTCTCGGCCTTCGCAATGTTCTGGCTTTAACAGGGGATCCGATCCAAGTGGGGGATTGTGCTGATGCCCGCGCCGTCTTTGACCTAGAATCGGTGCGCCTGTTGCAGCTAATTCAACGGCTGAACAATGGACTGGACTGCAATGGCAAACCTCTGCCGGATGGAGGCACCCATTGGTTGGCGGGGGCCGCTGTCGAGCCTCAATCTGGCAGCTTTTCCGGGTTGGAGCGGCGCTTTAACCGCAAACTGGAAAATGGAGCCGAATTTTTTCAAACCCAGATGGTCACTGATTTTGAGCAACTGGAGCGGTTCATGGACAAGCTGGGCCGTCCGGGGGGAAAACCAATCCTGGCAGGGATCTTTCTGCTCAAATCGGCCAAAAATGCCCAATTCATTAACCGCAACCTGCCGGGGGTCAAGATCCCGGAAGCCATTATCCAACGTCTTGCCAATGCCGACCATCCCCTAGAAGAAGGGATCCGCATCGCTGCCGAGCAGGTGAAGCAAGCCCGCCAAATCTGTCAGGGGGTCCATTTGATGGCCGTCAAAGCGGAGCATTTGATTCCCCGCATTTTGGATGAGGCTGGGATCCCGCCCTTGAACTGA
- a CDS encoding DUF2993 domain-containing protein, with amino-acid sequence MLHTSPRWPESGQSSPKVRPLPSGRQLGLALLLSLPAMFFTWFLTWPAFAQIAGSLLNPLVAAWIRSEVQSVDNLQVQITGSDSQILNGQIPQAQVAGDNLSYQGFQISQLQIRGQDIRLNVSEAVQGRSPLRLLAPVPVQVSLRLTEDDLNRTLQAPLIQSQLAQAQVQLPFGDQSVPFLISQPNVTLEEGRVRIQANLTTPEGTAVPITVLTGLQAQNQNQLLLVNPVWVSEGQEIPVPGLADFPIQLDPGVRIDRLELQAGQILYEGMLTIYPEAVAAPPG; translated from the coding sequence GTGCTGCACACTTCTCCCCGCTGGCCGGAATCTGGCCAGTCTTCCCCCAAAGTCAGGCCCTTACCATCAGGGCGACAGTTGGGGTTAGCACTGCTGCTGAGCCTACCCGCCATGTTTTTTACCTGGTTTTTGACCTGGCCGGCATTTGCTCAAATTGCCGGATCCCTGTTGAATCCTTTGGTGGCTGCCTGGATTCGCTCTGAGGTGCAGAGTGTGGATAATCTGCAGGTGCAAATCACGGGCTCCGACTCCCAAATTTTGAATGGCCAGATCCCTCAAGCCCAGGTGGCGGGGGACAATCTCAGCTATCAGGGGTTTCAGATAAGCCAACTGCAGATTCGTGGCCAGGATATCCGCCTCAATGTGAGCGAAGCCGTACAAGGCCGTAGCCCCTTGCGGCTTTTGGCTCCCGTCCCTGTGCAGGTGAGTTTGCGCCTGACGGAGGATGATCTGAACCGCACCCTGCAAGCGCCCTTGATCCAGTCTCAACTGGCGCAAGCTCAAGTTCAGTTGCCCTTTGGGGATCAGTCGGTACCCTTTTTGATCAGCCAGCCCAATGTCACCTTGGAAGAAGGGCGAGTGCGCATCCAGGCCAATTTAACCACCCCAGAAGGGACAGCAGTTCCAATCACGGTGCTGACGGGGTTGCAGGCCCAGAACCAAAACCAGCTGCTGTTGGTGAACCCGGTATGGGTGAGTGAGGGGCAGGAGATCCCGGTGCCTGGTTTGGCGGATTTCCCGATTCAGTTGGATCCTGGGGTGCGCATCGATCGCTTGGAATTGCAGGCCGGTCAGATTCTCTACGAGGGGATGTTGACCATTTACCCGGAAGCGGTGGCGGCACCGCCAGGATAA